One part of the Candidatus Aquiluna sp. UB-MaderosW2red genome encodes these proteins:
- the coaD gene encoding pantetheine-phosphate adenylyltransferase, with product MKTIAIYPGSFDPITLGHLSILNRAAALFDEVHLMVVHNPNKKVLFSIAERVSLCNKALLEVQAASNIIVDELSSGLLVDKAQELGAQAFIKGFRTSADIEYELPMAQVNRDLSCVETIFLPAEPGYGYVSSSLVKEVLALNGDVSGYVTPNVASALKEKLK from the coding sequence GTGAAAACCATAGCCATCTACCCGGGATCCTTTGACCCGATTACCTTGGGGCACCTTTCAATCTTGAATCGAGCGGCAGCGCTGTTTGACGAAGTTCATTTGATGGTTGTGCATAACCCAAATAAAAAAGTCCTTTTCTCCATTGCAGAGCGAGTATCGCTCTGTAATAAGGCGCTATTAGAGGTTCAGGCTGCGAGCAACATTATTGTCGACGAACTCTCGAGTGGTTTATTGGTAGATAAGGCTCAAGAACTTGGCGCTCAGGCTTTTATCAAAGGTTTTCGAACCAGTGCGGATATCGAGTACGAATTGCCGATGGCTCAGGTGAATAGGGATTTATCCTGCGTAGAAACAATCTTTTTGCCTGCGGAACCGGGTTATGGCTATGTGTCTTCTTCTTTGGTCAAAGAGGTTTTGGCCCTCAACGGTGATGTTTCGGGTTATGTCACACCTAATGTGGCGAGCGCTTTGAAGGAGAAACTCAAATGA
- the rpmF gene encoding 50S ribosomal protein L32 — protein sequence MPVPKRRQSRSNTRSRRSMWKAAPITLVKTIENGKTVYSLPHRAKMVTDSVGTELYMEYKGRKVADA from the coding sequence ATGCCAGTACCAAAACGCAGACAATCCCGTTCAAACACTCGCTCACGTCGTTCGATGTGGAAGGCCGCGCCAATCACCTTGGTGAAGACCATCGAGAACGGTAAGACCGTCTACTCACTTCCTCACCGCGCAAAGATGGTTACCGACTCCGTCGGTACCGAGCTTTACATGGAGTACAAGGGCCGCAAGGTCGCTGACGCCTAG
- the dapC gene encoding succinyldiaminopimelate transaminase — MFDRLPEYPWQKLKPYREIAAKHPLGAIDLSVGNPIDPTPRVVQAALDAASDSHSYPTTWGELETRAAIANWYSVRRRVPGLSAEDVLPTIGSKEFISWLPLMLGLGAGDVMVQPRIAYTAYEVGAAFAGCELVSSDEPADWPENTKLIWLNSPGNPSGEVLGVKRLKAAVSRARELGAVIVNDECYAELGWEGEWDDFIPCILDPAVTDGDKTNILSIYSLSKQSNLAGYRAAFAAGDGALIAGIVNLRMHSGMMVPTPVQRAMVAALGDYSHVALQKEIYRKRRETLLPALIAAGFSITSSEAGLYLWVTKGESCWKTIADLAELGIVAVPGDFYGVAGNDYVRFSITATDDEILRAVSRLEML; from the coding sequence TTGTTTGATCGACTGCCAGAATACCCGTGGCAAAAACTAAAACCCTATAGAGAAATAGCGGCCAAGCATCCGCTTGGCGCCATTGATCTATCGGTTGGTAATCCAATCGATCCCACTCCAAGGGTTGTGCAAGCTGCTCTTGATGCCGCTAGCGACTCCCACTCTTACCCCACCACATGGGGGGAATTAGAAACCAGAGCCGCGATAGCTAATTGGTACTCGGTTCGCCGAAGAGTGCCAGGCCTTAGCGCCGAAGATGTTCTGCCAACTATTGGCTCTAAAGAATTCATATCTTGGTTGCCACTAATGCTGGGCTTAGGTGCTGGGGACGTGATGGTCCAGCCGCGGATCGCTTACACCGCGTATGAGGTTGGTGCGGCTTTTGCTGGTTGTGAACTTGTGTCTAGTGATGAGCCTGCAGACTGGCCAGAAAATACCAAGCTAATTTGGCTTAATAGCCCGGGTAATCCATCCGGGGAAGTGCTTGGGGTTAAAAGGCTAAAGGCCGCTGTCAGTCGAGCCCGAGAGCTCGGGGCAGTGATCGTCAACGATGAGTGTTATGCCGAGCTTGGCTGGGAGGGTGAGTGGGATGATTTCATCCCCTGCATTTTGGACCCTGCGGTGACTGACGGTGACAAGACAAATATTTTGTCTATTTATTCTTTATCCAAGCAATCAAACCTTGCCGGCTACCGGGCTGCATTCGCGGCCGGGGACGGAGCCTTGATTGCGGGGATTGTGAATCTTCGAATGCACTCGGGGATGATGGTGCCGACTCCGGTTCAGCGAGCAATGGTCGCAGCCCTTGGCGATTACTCTCATGTCGCATTGCAGAAGGAGATTTATCGCAAGCGCAGAGAAACACTCTTGCCAGCTCTGATTGCCGCTGGGTTCTCGATAACCTCTTCGGAGGCCGGGCTTTATCTTTGGGTGACTAAGGGCGAGAGCTGCTGGAAAACCATCGCCGATTTGGCTGAGCTAGGAATTGTTGCCGTGCCCGGAGATTTCTACGGAGTTGCCGGCAACGACTATGTCCGGTTCTCGATTACGGCCACTGACGATGAGATTCTAAGGGCCGTTAGCCGCCTCGAAATGCTTTAG
- a CDS encoding ATP-dependent DNA helicase RecG, which produces MSLVNLEGFLGDDYWMDLAQTKLANLLGDRTAKAFEKHLGLKTAKELLEHYPRRYLRRGELTAIAEIPIGDSATIVGEVVSASIRQLKGRSGSILEVLVSDGKSQISLAFFNQAWRQKDLHAGVRGMFSGKIGIFSGKLQLAHPDYELFEEEIDPGLALAWAELPIPIYPASGSLSTWKIQKSIAIILEQLPKISDPLDAGLIKANKLMALDEALRLVHEPKREVDWVRARASLRYREALQLQLQLVQKKQEALKVKADIRLPGELLGLFDKLLPFELTQGQQQVSQEIETDLASGSPMHRLLQGEVGSGKTLVALRAVLAVAESLGQSAILAPTEVLASQHYQSVLETLGPDLAAKLGVRLLTGQLGTQERKRAYLDIASGKCLLAIGTHALFTEKLSFFDLAFVVIDEQHRFGVGQREAIRAKGKTAPHVLTMTATPIPRTMAITVFGDLEISTLTELPKGRQAITTHVVTLAQPALVSRVWQRVAEEVALGRQAFVVCPRIEGKVAEETEIDPEESLDLEDSLELEDSVAPAAAAEVFEALKVNPALAGLALGLLHGRLDSDQKSAVMQAFLANETNVLVATTIIEVGVNVPNATAMVILDADRFGISQLHQLRGRIGRGADASICFLVTNAEAGSLAMERLDAVAATTDGFKLSEVDLELRGEGDVLGDIQSGGRSQLKLLRVIKDADLISEARKLAVELLERGLSPEMNAWVEESRAEALARS; this is translated from the coding sequence GTGAGCCTAGTAAATCTTGAGGGTTTCCTAGGGGATGATTACTGGATGGATTTAGCTCAGACAAAGCTTGCGAACCTCTTGGGTGATCGCACGGCTAAAGCGTTTGAGAAACACCTCGGTCTAAAAACCGCAAAAGAACTCCTGGAGCATTACCCGAGGCGCTACCTCAGGCGCGGTGAGCTAACGGCTATTGCCGAAATCCCCATCGGGGATTCGGCAACCATCGTTGGCGAGGTGGTCTCGGCAAGTATTAGGCAGCTCAAGGGTCGCTCGGGAAGCATCCTTGAGGTTTTGGTATCGGATGGTAAAAGCCAGATTTCACTTGCCTTTTTTAATCAGGCTTGGCGCCAAAAGGATCTTCATGCTGGAGTCAGGGGAATGTTCTCTGGCAAGATCGGAATCTTTTCTGGCAAGCTCCAGCTTGCCCACCCGGACTATGAGTTATTCGAAGAGGAGATTGATCCTGGGCTAGCCCTTGCCTGGGCGGAACTCCCCATCCCGATCTACCCAGCTTCGGGATCACTGAGCACCTGGAAGATCCAAAAATCAATCGCCATCATTTTGGAGCAATTGCCAAAGATTAGTGACCCGCTAGATGCCGGGTTAATCAAGGCCAATAAGCTCATGGCCTTAGATGAGGCGCTAAGGCTCGTGCATGAGCCCAAGAGGGAAGTCGATTGGGTTAGGGCTAGGGCATCGCTTCGGTACCGAGAAGCCCTGCAATTGCAATTGCAGCTTGTGCAAAAAAAGCAGGAAGCTCTCAAGGTCAAAGCGGACATCAGGCTCCCGGGTGAGCTCTTAGGTCTATTCGACAAGCTGCTGCCGTTCGAGCTCACTCAAGGTCAACAGCAGGTTTCTCAAGAGATTGAGACTGACCTAGCCTCTGGTTCTCCAATGCATCGGCTCTTGCAGGGTGAGGTTGGTTCGGGTAAGACGCTGGTTGCCCTTCGGGCGGTTCTTGCAGTTGCGGAATCGCTAGGGCAATCTGCAATCCTTGCCCCCACGGAGGTGCTTGCCTCTCAGCACTACCAGAGCGTTTTAGAGACGCTGGGGCCAGATCTGGCAGCCAAGCTAGGGGTTAGGTTACTAACCGGTCAGCTGGGCACTCAGGAGCGCAAGAGAGCTTATTTAGACATAGCCAGTGGCAAATGCCTATTAGCCATTGGAACCCACGCCCTGTTTACCGAAAAGCTCAGCTTTTTTGATTTGGCCTTTGTGGTGATTGACGAACAGCACCGGTTCGGTGTTGGTCAAAGAGAGGCCATTAGAGCCAAGGGTAAAACCGCACCGCATGTTTTGACTATGACAGCAACCCCAATACCCCGCACCATGGCAATCACCGTGTTCGGTGATTTGGAGATATCCACTTTGACCGAACTTCCCAAGGGCCGTCAGGCCATCACAACCCACGTCGTCACCCTGGCGCAGCCAGCTTTAGTGTCAAGGGTTTGGCAAAGGGTTGCCGAGGAGGTCGCGCTGGGGCGCCAAGCGTTTGTGGTCTGCCCAAGAATTGAAGGCAAAGTCGCTGAGGAAACTGAAATCGATCCAGAAGAATCTTTAGACCTTGAAGACTCTCTAGAACTTGAAGACTCAGTAGCTCCAGCAGCTGCTGCCGAAGTGTTCGAGGCGCTCAAGGTGAATCCGGCGCTCGCAGGCTTAGCGCTTGGCTTATTGCACGGCAGGCTCGACTCGGATCAAAAGTCGGCTGTGATGCAGGCATTTTTGGCCAATGAGACAAACGTGTTGGTTGCCACCACCATCATCGAGGTCGGTGTGAACGTGCCAAATGCCACCGCAATGGTGATCTTGGATGCCGATCGCTTTGGCATTTCTCAGCTGCATCAGCTTCGCGGCCGGATTGGCCGCGGTGCTGATGCGAGCATTTGCTTTTTGGTTACCAATGCCGAAGCGGGCTCCTTGGCAATGGAAAGACTCGACGCTGTCGCCGCCACAACCGACGGCTTTAAGTTATCCGAGGTCGACTTGGAACTGCGGGGTGAGGGCGATGTCCTAGGAGATATTCAATCAGGTGGCCGTTCACAGCTCAAGTTATTAAGGGTAATCAAGGATGCCGACCTGATCTCGGAGGCGAGAAAATTGGCTGTCGAACTGTTGGAACGGGGCTTGAGCCCTGAAATGAATGCCTGGGTTGAAGAATCTCGGGCCGAGGCACTGGCTCGGAGCTAG
- a CDS encoding DUF177 domain-containing protein, giving the protein MSYLVPVNELMRRPGTMRELELEIEALEAIGTEIVSVPKGASLRIPLRLEAVYEGVLASGEVFAEANAQCSRCLKDLKIPVEVDFQELFAYSFSSDDELLVVNEQIDLEQLVIDSVVLNLPFQPVCSPDCLGLCAECGIGLNENPEHKHRAPIDSRFGALKDFAIEEE; this is encoded by the coding sequence ATGAGTTATCTGGTCCCAGTCAATGAGCTAATGCGACGCCCAGGCACCATGAGGGAGTTGGAGCTTGAGATTGAGGCACTGGAGGCCATTGGCACGGAGATTGTGAGCGTCCCAAAGGGCGCCAGCTTGCGCATTCCGCTTCGGTTGGAGGCGGTGTATGAGGGGGTCTTGGCTTCTGGTGAAGTGTTCGCTGAAGCCAATGCCCAATGCTCTCGGTGTCTCAAAGACCTAAAGATTCCGGTTGAGGTGGATTTTCAGGAGCTTTTCGCCTATTCTTTCTCTTCGGATGACGAGCTGCTTGTGGTGAACGAGCAAATTGATCTAGAACAGCTAGTCATTGATTCTGTGGTTTTGAATCTTCCCTTCCAACCCGTGTGTAGCCCAGATTGTCTTGGACTGTGTGCGGAATGTGGAATTGGGTTGAATGAAAACCCTGAACACAAGCACCGAGCCCCGATTGATTCGAGGTTTGGGGCTCTCAAAGATTTTGCAATCGAGGAAGAGTAA
- the rnc gene encoding ribonuclease III, giving the protein MHLDELNQKLGVEIDAELLTLALTHSSFAYEKGGQDNERLEFLGDSILGYLVAVSVFHDHVELAEGELTKLKNAVVSAQALATAAQRLDLGKHLRLGKGEEQTEGRKKINVLADAFEAVLGSAYLSGGIEAASIIVSKHVLPLLANPDAIREASDPKTTLGERLAKLKLEPVRYEVEGFGPEHERIYTATCFSGSKRLSDGTGTTIRRAETQAAIEALRKLNA; this is encoded by the coding sequence ATGCATCTTGACGAGCTAAACCAAAAGCTCGGAGTCGAGATCGATGCCGAGCTACTAACGCTCGCATTGACCCACAGCTCTTTCGCCTATGAAAAAGGCGGGCAAGACAACGAACGGCTCGAGTTTCTTGGGGATTCTATCCTCGGATACCTGGTAGCCGTTTCTGTCTTTCATGACCATGTTGAACTAGCTGAAGGCGAACTAACAAAACTTAAGAACGCCGTTGTATCAGCCCAAGCCCTCGCAACCGCCGCCCAAAGACTAGATCTTGGCAAGCACCTAAGGCTCGGCAAAGGTGAAGAACAAACAGAGGGCCGCAAAAAGATAAACGTGTTGGCCGATGCATTTGAGGCTGTTCTTGGTTCGGCATATCTTTCGGGTGGCATTGAGGCGGCCTCGATCATTGTTTCAAAGCATGTCTTGCCTCTCTTGGCGAATCCAGATGCTATCCGGGAGGCCTCCGACCCCAAGACCACCCTTGGCGAGAGACTCGCCAAGCTGAAGCTGGAACCCGTTCGCTACGAGGTTGAAGGATTCGGCCCAGAGCACGAGCGCATCTACACGGCAACCTGTTTTAGCGGTTCCAAGCGCCTGTCTGATGGCACCGGAACGACAATTCGAAGGGCAGAGACTCAGGCGGCTATTGAAGCTCTCAGGAAGCTCAATGCCTGA
- the rsmD gene encoding 16S rRNA (guanine(966)-N(2))-methyltransferase RsmD — translation MTRIIAGSIGSLRLKGAANATRPTSDRVKESIFSKLESRGVLENANVLDLFAGTGSLGLEAASRGAGEVLFIEKDKPAFELLKANIGHAAKALDNQGLSGILQARNIEASQALKNLPKTFFDLVFIDPPYDFSNQKLEEILNNLSLALNDGATLLIERSSKSEQFAIQPGYELMEIKHYGDTSVTFLEHVA, via the coding sequence GTGACCAGAATCATTGCCGGATCAATTGGATCTTTGCGCCTAAAGGGCGCAGCCAATGCCACCCGCCCCACCAGCGACCGTGTCAAAGAGAGCATCTTTTCAAAGCTTGAGTCACGCGGCGTGCTTGAGAATGCCAACGTGCTGGACCTTTTTGCCGGCACCGGGTCACTTGGCTTAGAAGCCGCCTCTCGCGGAGCAGGGGAGGTTTTATTCATCGAAAAAGACAAACCTGCCTTTGAGCTTCTGAAGGCAAATATCGGTCATGCCGCCAAGGCCCTTGACAACCAAGGACTCAGCGGGATCCTTCAAGCGCGAAATATTGAAGCCAGCCAGGCACTGAAAAACCTGCCGAAAACCTTTTTTGACTTGGTCTTTATTGACCCCCCGTATGATTTCAGCAACCAGAAGCTTGAAGAAATTCTAAATAACCTCTCACTTGCCTTAAATGACGGAGCAACGCTTTTGATTGAGCGCTCTAGCAAGTCGGAGCAGTTTGCCATTCAGCCTGGTTATGAGCTGATGGAAATAAAACACTACGGCGACACATCGGTTACTTTTTTGGAGCATGTGGCTTAG
- the ftsY gene encoding signal recognition particle-docking protein FtsY — translation MFNFLKRLRTDKNESVELEPAVVQDPVVEPEVEAVAPENLAAEAIAKQPQHLAAVIEVQLPERSIGKGVRSLFGSDLLLDDLEDILLLADFGVEISLEITEELKKEANRVGASTDAELRLLLMELLTNRLTRADSALNLSDGALPYVFLVVGVNGAGKTTTIGKLSRWLADGDWKVVLGAADTFRAAAVEQLATWAERAACKIVRPLNQGQDPASVAYQTVELAIREDADIAIIDTAGRLQNKKDLMDELGKIRKAVEKQAKISEVLLVIDATMGQNAMAQAKAFAEVANVTGIVMTKLDGTAKGGILYALQKELDLPIKLVGVGEGINDFAFFSPSEFAKGLVAYK, via the coding sequence ATGTTCAACTTTCTAAAGCGTTTGCGCACCGATAAGAACGAATCGGTTGAGCTCGAGCCAGCTGTAGTTCAAGATCCCGTTGTCGAACCTGAAGTTGAGGCCGTTGCCCCTGAGAATTTGGCTGCCGAAGCCATCGCCAAGCAACCGCAGCATTTGGCTGCGGTCATCGAGGTTCAGTTGCCGGAGCGTTCGATTGGCAAAGGCGTTCGATCGCTGTTCGGGTCTGATCTTTTGTTGGATGATCTTGAAGACATCCTGCTGTTGGCTGATTTTGGGGTGGAGATCTCTCTTGAAATTACCGAGGAGCTAAAAAAAGAGGCCAACCGGGTTGGGGCATCCACCGATGCTGAGCTCAGGTTGCTCTTGATGGAACTCTTGACCAATCGGCTCACAAGAGCCGATTCGGCTCTGAATCTTTCTGACGGGGCCCTGCCCTATGTGTTTTTAGTGGTTGGCGTTAATGGCGCAGGCAAGACGACCACAATTGGGAAGCTTTCGCGCTGGTTAGCTGACGGCGATTGGAAGGTTGTATTGGGAGCCGCTGACACCTTTAGAGCGGCGGCTGTTGAGCAGCTTGCAACCTGGGCTGAGCGGGCTGCTTGCAAGATTGTGAGGCCTTTGAATCAGGGTCAAGACCCGGCTTCGGTCGCCTACCAAACTGTTGAGCTTGCCATCAGAGAAGATGCTGATATCGCGATCATTGACACAGCGGGACGCCTGCAGAATAAAAAAGACCTGATGGATGAACTGGGCAAAATTCGCAAGGCCGTTGAGAAGCAGGCAAAAATCTCGGAAGTTTTATTGGTAATTGACGCGACCATGGGGCAAAACGCCATGGCTCAGGCCAAGGCGTTTGCCGAGGTGGCGAATGTCACCGGCATTGTGATGACCAAACTCGATGGAACCGCTAAGGGCGGAATTCTTTACGCTTTGCAAAAAGAGCTCGATTTGCCAATCAAATTGGTAGGGGTCGGTGAGGGAATCAACGATTTTGCCTTCTTTTCACCCTCGGAATTTGCTAAGGGCTTAGTCGCTTATAAATAA
- a CDS encoding citrate synthase yields the protein MPDFDKVTLLVGDSATELEIVASTQGHSGLDISKLMAATGLSSFDPAFVNTASTKSAITYIDGDQGILRYRGYPIEQVAELKSFTETSYLLIYGAFPTATELTDFEKKISVRTEHIQQLDGFFRSFPKDAHPMAVLSAAVSALSTFYPETLDPGSEAAIEESTLRLLAMVPVVTAYAHKASIGEDFVAPRPELSMVDNFLNMTFGSNEIPFEQNLIVSKALDTLLLLHADHEQNCSTSTVRLVGSSQANLYASVSAGVNALSGPLHGGANEAVIEMLELINKTSETVETYVERVKNKEDNVRLMGFGHRVYKSFDPRAKIVKATADQVLSELGVTDPLLAVAKQLEAIALADDYFVSRKLYPNVDFYTGVIYKALGFPPKMFTPLFAIGRMPGWIAHWREMNSEANTRISRPQQVYIGEAERSI from the coding sequence TTGCCAGATTTTGACAAGGTCACTTTATTAGTTGGGGATTCCGCAACTGAGCTTGAGATTGTTGCTTCCACCCAGGGGCACTCTGGACTAGACATCTCAAAGCTGATGGCGGCCACCGGCCTGAGTTCATTTGACCCGGCTTTTGTGAACACGGCATCTACTAAAAGTGCCATCACCTACATCGATGGGGACCAGGGGATTCTTCGCTATCGCGGCTATCCAATCGAGCAGGTGGCAGAGCTCAAGAGCTTCACCGAGACTTCTTATCTTTTGATCTACGGGGCATTCCCCACCGCAACCGAACTGACCGATTTTGAGAAAAAGATTTCAGTTCGCACCGAGCACATCCAGCAACTCGATGGCTTCTTTCGGTCCTTTCCAAAAGATGCCCACCCGATGGCGGTGCTTTCAGCTGCAGTCTCGGCACTCTCGACCTTTTACCCAGAAACATTGGACCCCGGTAGCGAAGCGGCTATCGAAGAGTCCACCCTCAGGCTTTTGGCAATGGTGCCGGTTGTTACCGCCTATGCCCATAAGGCTTCCATTGGCGAAGATTTTGTAGCTCCAAGACCAGAGCTTTCTATGGTGGACAACTTTTTGAATATGACCTTCGGGTCGAATGAAATTCCATTTGAGCAGAACCTCATTGTTTCAAAGGCTTTAGACACCCTTTTGCTCTTGCATGCTGATCACGAGCAGAACTGCAGCACCTCGACCGTGCGCTTGGTTGGCTCGTCTCAGGCAAACCTCTACGCTTCAGTCTCCGCTGGTGTGAACGCCCTTTCAGGGCCGCTTCACGGCGGGGCTAACGAGGCGGTTATTGAAATGCTCGAGCTAATCAACAAAACCAGTGAAACGGTTGAAACATATGTTGAGCGAGTAAAGAACAAAGAAGACAACGTTCGCCTAATGGGCTTTGGTCACCGGGTTTATAAGTCTTTTGATCCAAGAGCAAAAATCGTAAAGGCAACTGCCGACCAAGTTCTTTCAGAACTTGGCGTCACAGACCCGCTTTTGGCGGTTGCAAAGCAGCTGGAGGCAATTGCCCTAGCGGATGATTATTTTGTGAGCCGCAAGCTTTACCCAAATGTTGATTTTTACACCGGGGTTATCTACAAAGCTCTAGGTTTCCCACCCAAGATGTTCACGCCGTTATTTGCAATCGGCAGAATGCCGGGCTGGATCGCTCACTGGCGCGAGATGAACAGCGAAGCCAACACTCGCATCAGTCGTCCGCAGCAGGTCTACATCGGCGAGGCTGAGCGTTCGATCTAA
- a CDS encoding DUF3800 domain-containing protein has protein sequence MYLFYLDESGCTGTWSGDDTAAQPAIVVMGLLIHQKHITAISQSFLRLKRRNFP, from the coding sequence TTGTATCTGTTTTACCTTGACGAATCCGGCTGCACCGGCACTTGGTCGGGCGACGATACCGCGGCTCAGCCTGCCATTGTGGTTATGGGCCTGCTAATTCACCAGAAGCACATAACGGCAATCTCGCAGTCGTTCCTGAGATTAAAGCGCAGGAATTTCCCGTAA
- the fdxA gene encoding ferredoxin: protein MTYVIALPCVDVKDKACIDECPVDCIYEGDRMLYIHPDECVDCGACEPVCPVEAIYYEDDVPGEWSEYYRANVDFFLGVGSPGGAAKVGPIPGDHEIILALPLQV from the coding sequence GTGACTTACGTAATTGCCCTTCCCTGTGTTGACGTCAAAGACAAGGCCTGTATTGATGAATGCCCGGTTGACTGCATCTACGAGGGTGACCGCATGCTTTACATCCACCCCGATGAGTGCGTGGATTGCGGAGCTTGTGAGCCAGTTTGCCCAGTTGAGGCCATCTACTACGAAGATGATGTTCCTGGCGAGTGGAGCGAGTACTACCGAGCTAATGTCGACTTCTTCTTAGGGGTTGGTTCTCCAGGTGGCGCAGCCAAGGTGGGGCCAATCCCCGGTGACCACGAGATAATTCTGGCACTGCCACTGCAGGTCTAA
- the mutM gene encoding bifunctional DNA-formamidopyrimidine glycosylase/DNA-(apurinic or apyrimidinic site) lyase — protein sequence MPELPEVETVRAGLAQHLVGAEVTSIFISDARSLKRNFSGVSGFVDELIGSSIQAVVRRGKFLWLPLSETRAMVGHLGMSGQILVRSPGFETDPQTRITIDVKDSTGNPLEIRFVDQRLFGGLAIEDLVTTSDGLRAGYSPEADQGALIPSVVAHIARDLLDPYFDAKAVAVRMSKKNSGIKRVLLDQGVLSGIGNIYADESLWLARLHYDQMASSISVRKHMELIQIAKEVLIRAVAQGGTSFDAQYKNVNGESGFFSQSLNAYGQAGQACPRCGGEIKREAWANRGSHFCPRCQKLKSTSS from the coding sequence ATGCCTGAGTTACCCGAGGTTGAAACGGTTCGTGCTGGCCTAGCTCAACATTTGGTTGGTGCGGAAGTGACTTCGATTTTCATTTCCGATGCTAGAAGTCTCAAGCGCAATTTCTCTGGGGTCTCGGGGTTTGTTGATGAGCTAATTGGCAGCAGCATCCAGGCCGTGGTTCGCAGGGGAAAGTTTTTGTGGTTACCACTTAGTGAAACTAGAGCGATGGTTGGACACCTGGGCATGAGCGGTCAGATACTGGTTAGGAGCCCTGGATTTGAGACCGATCCGCAGACTCGGATTACCATCGATGTCAAGGATTCGACTGGAAATCCTCTCGAGATTCGTTTTGTGGATCAGAGGCTTTTTGGTGGTCTGGCAATTGAGGATTTAGTAACCACCAGTGATGGACTTAGGGCTGGCTATTCGCCAGAGGCCGACCAGGGGGCTTTAATTCCTTCTGTTGTGGCTCATATTGCTCGAGACTTATTGGACCCATACTTTGATGCCAAGGCGGTGGCGGTTCGAATGTCCAAGAAGAATTCGGGCATCAAGAGGGTGCTTTTGGACCAGGGGGTTCTGAGTGGAATCGGAAACATATACGCCGATGAGTCTTTATGGCTAGCCAGATTGCACTACGACCAAATGGCTTCGAGTATTTCAGTAAGAAAACACATGGAGCTAATTCAGATTGCCAAGGAAGTTTTGATTCGAGCGGTTGCGCAGGGCGGAACTTCTTTCGATGCGCAGTACAAAAACGTCAATGGGGAATCAGGTTTTTTCTCGCAGTCGCTAAATGCTTATGGCCAGGCGGGTCAGGCATGTCCACGTTGTGGTGGTGAAATCAAGCGTGAGGCTTGGGCGAATCGAGGTTCGCACTTTTGTCCTAGGTGTCAAAAGCTAAAATCAACTAGCTCTTAG